In a single window of the Streptomyces sp. HUAS ZL42 genome:
- the cysD gene encoding sulfate adenylyltransferase subunit CysD — translation MTAITEGTGRTATVSARHEITLSHLDALESEAVHIFREVAGEFENPVILFSGGKDSIVMLRLALKAFAPAAIPFSLLHVDTGHNFPEVLEYRDRVVAAHGLRLHVASVEDYIDRGVLRERPDGTRNPLQTLPLTERIQSEKFDAVFGGGRRDEEKARAKERVFSLRDEFSQWDPRRQRPELWNLYNGRHAPGEHVRVFPLSNWTELDVWQYIARENIELPGIYFAHEREVFRRGGMWLTAGEWGGPRNGETVEKRQVRYRTVGDMSCTGAVDSDAVTLEQVIAEIAASRLTERGATRADDKLSEAAMEDRKREGYF, via the coding sequence ATGACCGCGATCACCGAGGGAACCGGCAGGACGGCGACGGTGTCCGCGCGCCACGAGATCACGCTGTCGCACCTGGACGCGCTGGAGTCCGAGGCGGTGCACATCTTCCGTGAGGTGGCGGGCGAGTTCGAGAATCCGGTGATCCTCTTCTCCGGCGGCAAGGACTCCATCGTCATGCTGCGCCTGGCGCTGAAGGCGTTCGCCCCGGCCGCCATCCCCTTCTCGCTGCTGCACGTCGACACCGGACACAACTTCCCCGAGGTGCTGGAGTACCGCGACCGTGTGGTGGCCGCCCACGGACTGCGCCTCCACGTCGCCTCCGTCGAGGACTACATCGACCGCGGCGTGCTCAGGGAACGCCCTGACGGGACGCGCAACCCGCTCCAGACCCTCCCGCTCACCGAGCGGATCCAGTCGGAGAAGTTCGACGCGGTCTTCGGCGGCGGGCGCCGCGACGAGGAGAAGGCCCGCGCCAAGGAGCGGGTGTTCTCCCTGCGGGACGAGTTCTCCCAGTGGGACCCGCGCCGGCAGCGGCCCGAGCTGTGGAACCTGTACAACGGCCGCCACGCCCCCGGCGAGCACGTCCGCGTCTTCCCGCTCAGCAACTGGACCGAGCTGGACGTCTGGCAGTACATCGCCCGCGAGAACATCGAGCTGCCCGGGATCTATTTCGCCCACGAGCGAGAGGTGTTCCGGCGGGGCGGCATGTGGCTGACCGCCGGCGAGTGGGGCGGGCCCAGGAACGGCGAGACCGTCGAGAAGCGCCAGGTGCGCTACCGGACCGTCGGAGACATGTCGTGCACCGGAGCCGTCGACTCGGACGCGGTGACCCTGGAGCAGGTCATCGCCGAGATCGCCGCCTCCCGGCTCACCGAGCGCGGCGCCACCCGTGCCGACGACAAGCTTTCCGAGGCCGCGATGGAGGACCGCAAGCGCGAGGGGTACTTCTGA
- a CDS encoding phosphoadenylyl-sulfate reductase, translating to MTVTQQKRALKALAEQAGRDLEDASAQEILRWAADTFGRRWCVTSSMEDAVVAHLASRVLKGVDVVFLDTGYHFPETIGTRDAVEAVMDVNVITLTPRQTVAEQDAGYGPKLHDRDPDLCCELRKVRPLEEGLAGYDAWATGLRREDSPTRADIPVVGWDEKRRKVKISPIARWTRDDVEAYVAEQGVLTNPLLTDGYGSIGCAPCTRRLRPGEDARAGRWAGRAKTECGLHG from the coding sequence ATGACGGTGACTCAGCAGAAACGGGCTCTGAAGGCGCTCGCCGAGCAGGCGGGCCGTGATCTGGAGGACGCCTCCGCGCAGGAGATCCTGCGGTGGGCCGCCGACACGTTCGGCAGGCGCTGGTGCGTGACCTCCTCGATGGAGGACGCAGTGGTCGCCCATCTGGCGTCCCGCGTCCTCAAGGGCGTGGACGTGGTGTTCCTCGACACCGGCTACCACTTCCCGGAGACCATCGGCACCCGGGACGCGGTCGAGGCCGTGATGGACGTCAACGTCATCACGCTCACCCCGCGCCAGACGGTCGCCGAGCAGGACGCCGGGTACGGGCCGAAGCTGCACGACCGCGATCCCGACCTGTGCTGCGAACTCCGCAAGGTCCGGCCCCTCGAAGAGGGCCTCGCCGGCTACGACGCCTGGGCGACCGGACTGCGCCGCGAAGACTCCCCGACCCGGGCGGACATCCCGGTCGTCGGCTGGGACGAGAAGCGCCGGAAGGTCAAGATCTCCCCGATCGCCCGCTGGACCCGGGACGACGTGGAGGCGTACGTCGCCGAACAGGGCGTACTGACCAATCCGTTACTGACGGACGGTTACGGCTCCATCGGCTGCGCCCCCTGCACCCGCCGCCTCCGTCCGGGCGAGGACGCGCGCGCCGGCCGCTGGGCGGGCCGCGCCAAGACCGAGTGTGGGCTGCACGGATGA
- a CDS encoding nitrite/sulfite reductase: MTETDATPASAAARSADRRTEGQWAMGERAPLNANEQFKQHEDPLKVRERIEQVYSRTGFSGIDPDDLRGRFRWWGLYTQRKPGIDGGRTAVLAPEELEDEHFMLRVRVDGGRLDAAQLRTVADVSMRFARNTADITDRQNIQLHWVRIEDVPAIWRRLEAVGLSTTEACGDCPRVIVGSPVAGVAAAEVLDATPAVEEIVARYVGDASLSNLPRKFKSAVSWLPDVPYQVNDVAFLGVVHPELGPGFGLWVGGGLSTQPMLAQPVGVWVPLAEVPEVWVAVARLFRDYGYRRLRHRARLKFLVADWGVERFRAVLEDEYLHRRLLDGPPPLLPGLPLDHIGVHPQRDGRSYVGAAPVVGRLSGSRLAALADAAETHGSGRVRLTPYQKLLVLDVVDPEPLVRELRGLGLEAEPSSWRRDTMACTGIEYCKLAIVETKERAAGLVAELERRFDGSPVRLTVNVNGCPNSCARTQVADIGLKGQLVNGPDGSQVEGFQVHLGGGLALAQDEQGGFGRKLRGLKTTADELPDYVDRLTRRYLAGRHGDTETFAQWAERAPDEELR; this comes from the coding sequence ATGACGGAGACGGACGCGACACCCGCGTCGGCGGCCGCCCGGTCGGCGGACCGGCGCACCGAGGGCCAGTGGGCCATGGGGGAGCGGGCCCCGCTGAACGCCAACGAGCAGTTCAAACAGCACGAGGACCCCCTGAAGGTCCGCGAGCGGATCGAACAGGTCTACTCCCGCACCGGGTTCTCCGGCATCGACCCGGACGACCTGCGCGGCCGGTTCCGCTGGTGGGGCCTGTACACCCAGCGCAAGCCGGGCATCGACGGCGGGCGCACCGCCGTCCTCGCCCCCGAGGAGCTGGAGGACGAGCACTTCATGCTGCGCGTGCGCGTCGACGGCGGCCGCCTCGACGCCGCTCAGCTGAGGACCGTCGCGGACGTCTCGATGCGGTTCGCGCGGAACACGGCCGACATCACCGACCGGCAGAACATCCAGCTGCACTGGGTCCGGATCGAGGACGTGCCCGCGATCTGGCGCCGGCTGGAGGCCGTGGGCCTGTCCACCACCGAGGCGTGCGGCGACTGTCCCCGGGTGATCGTCGGCAGCCCGGTGGCCGGCGTGGCCGCCGCCGAGGTGCTGGATGCCACCCCGGCCGTCGAGGAGATCGTGGCCCGGTACGTCGGCGACGCCTCGCTGTCCAACCTCCCGCGCAAGTTCAAGTCCGCCGTCTCCTGGCTGCCGGACGTCCCGTACCAGGTGAACGACGTCGCCTTCCTCGGTGTCGTGCACCCCGAACTCGGCCCCGGGTTCGGCCTCTGGGTGGGCGGTGGCCTGTCCACCCAGCCGATGCTCGCGCAGCCCGTCGGTGTGTGGGTGCCGCTCGCCGAGGTCCCGGAGGTGTGGGTGGCGGTCGCCCGGCTGTTCCGGGACTACGGCTACCGGCGGCTGCGGCACCGGGCACGACTGAAGTTCCTGGTCGCCGACTGGGGCGTCGAACGGTTCCGGGCGGTGCTGGAGGACGAGTACCTGCACCGGCGCCTCCTCGACGGCCCACCGCCGCTGCTGCCCGGCCTCCCCCTGGACCACATCGGCGTCCACCCGCAGCGGGACGGCCGGTCGTACGTGGGGGCCGCGCCGGTCGTCGGACGTCTGTCCGGCAGCCGGCTGGCCGCCCTCGCCGACGCCGCCGAGACACACGGGTCGGGGCGCGTTCGGCTGACGCCGTATCAGAAGCTGCTGGTGCTCGACGTGGTCGACCCCGAACCGCTCGTTCGCGAACTGCGCGGGCTCGGACTCGAGGCGGAGCCCTCGTCCTGGCGGCGCGACACCATGGCGTGCACCGGGATCGAGTACTGCAAGCTCGCCATCGTCGAGACCAAGGAGCGGGCCGCGGGCCTGGTGGCCGAACTGGAAAGGCGGTTCGACGGCTCGCCGGTGCGTCTCACCGTGAACGTCAACGGCTGCCCGAACTCCTGCGCGCGCACACAGGTGGCCGACATCGGGCTCAAGGGCCAGCTCGTCAACGGCCCGGACGGCAGCCAGGTGGAGGGCTTCCAGGTTCATCTGGGGGGCGGGCTGGCGCTCGCGCAGGACGAGCAGGGAGGATTCGGCAGGAAGCTGCGCGGTCTGAAGACGACCGCCGACGAACTCCCCGACTATGTCGACCGCCTCACCCGCCGGTATCTGGCGGGCCGGCACGGCGACACGGAGACCTTCGCCCAGTGGGCGGAACGGGCGCCCGACGAAGAACTCAGGTGA
- a CDS encoding aspartate aminotransferase family protein: MTNADRAPLDLAYHQATEYLAGLARRPVGATADAEQLLKMFGGPLPTGPQDASDTITLLGRAAAEGGIPAASGPRYFGYVTGGTLPVAIAADWLVAAWDQTASLYNLSPAIAVAEHVAAQWVLELLGLPEHSSVGFPTGCTMAHLTSLAAARHHLLAGLGWDVERDGLPGAPRVHLVAGAQHHMTIDLAARYLGFGSGGIHNVPVDARGRMRPDALADLLDRLDGPVIVCAQVGDVNSGAVDPVGEICDIAHRYGAWVHVDGAFGLWAAASPRLRPLVAGVERADSWALDAHKWLNVPYDCGIVVVAHPTAHRAAMLNERAGYLPAGTPGERDAIEWVPDFSRRARSLPVWAALRTLGRSGVADMVERCCDLTARFAARLAEVPGVALLNEVVLNQVMVRFADDDATTRAVIARIQDSGVCWFGGTVWQGRAAMRVSVVNWRTGEEDVDRSVDVIRDAVRAVLSSR; encoded by the coding sequence ATGACCAATGCGGACAGGGCACCACTCGACTTGGCATATCACCAGGCGACGGAATACCTGGCAGGTCTCGCCCGGCGTCCGGTGGGCGCCACCGCAGATGCCGAACAATTGCTGAAAATGTTCGGCGGACCGCTGCCGACCGGGCCGCAGGACGCCTCCGACACCATCACCCTGCTGGGCCGCGCGGCCGCGGAAGGCGGTATTCCCGCCGCCTCAGGGCCGCGCTACTTCGGCTATGTCACCGGCGGCACCCTGCCCGTGGCGATCGCGGCGGACTGGCTGGTGGCCGCATGGGACCAGACCGCCAGCCTCTACAACCTCTCGCCGGCGATCGCCGTCGCCGAACACGTCGCCGCCCAGTGGGTGCTCGAGCTGCTCGGACTGCCCGAGCACTCCTCGGTCGGCTTTCCGACCGGCTGCACCATGGCCCATCTGACCTCGCTCGCCGCCGCCCGCCACCACCTGCTGGCCGGGCTGGGCTGGGACGTCGAGCGCGACGGGCTGCCGGGGGCGCCGCGCGTCCACCTCGTGGCCGGCGCGCAGCACCACATGACCATCGACCTGGCGGCCCGCTACCTCGGCTTCGGCAGCGGCGGCATCCACAACGTGCCGGTCGATGCCCGGGGACGTATGCGGCCGGACGCGCTGGCCGACCTCCTGGACCGGCTGGACGGGCCGGTCATCGTCTGTGCCCAGGTCGGGGACGTCAACTCCGGTGCGGTCGACCCGGTCGGGGAGATCTGCGACATCGCTCACCGGTACGGCGCCTGGGTGCACGTCGACGGCGCGTTCGGGCTGTGGGCGGCGGCCAGCCCCCGGCTGCGTCCGCTGGTGGCCGGGGTCGAGCGGGCGGACTCCTGGGCACTGGACGCCCACAAGTGGCTCAACGTCCCCTACGACTGCGGCATCGTCGTGGTGGCGCATCCCACGGCGCACCGGGCCGCGATGCTCAACGAGCGTGCCGGATACCTGCCGGCCGGCACCCCGGGCGAGCGGGACGCCATCGAGTGGGTGCCGGACTTCTCACGACGCGCCCGGAGCCTGCCGGTGTGGGCCGCACTGCGCACCCTGGGCCGTTCCGGCGTCGCCGACATGGTCGAGCGGTGCTGCGACCTCACGGCCCGGTTCGCCGCCCGGCTCGCCGAGGTGCCCGGCGTGGCACTGCTCAACGAGGTCGTGCTCAACCAGGTGATGGTGCGCTTCGCCGACGACGACGCCACGACCCGTGCGGTGATCGCGCGGATTCAGGACAGCGGGGTCTGCTGGTTCGGCGGCACGGTGTGGCAGGGCCGGGCCGCGATGCGGGTGTCGGTGGTCAACTGGCGGACCGGCGAGGAGGACGTGGACCGCAGTGTCGACGTCATCCGGGACGCCGTACGGGCGGTGCTGTCGTCGCGGTGA
- a CDS encoding nuclear transport factor 2 family protein: protein MSDEQTRKVIDEFNRAFHEHDPSILKGLLAEDCVLENSGPAPDGSRHEGYAECLDFWSGIAANKGIEFEPEEVWVAGERAVCRWTMRWGSGPRDFVRGVNVTRLQGGLIVESFGYVKG from the coding sequence ATGTCAGATGAGCAGACGCGCAAGGTTATCGACGAGTTCAACCGGGCGTTCCATGAACATGACCCCAGTATTCTGAAGGGTCTGCTCGCCGAGGACTGCGTCCTGGAGAATTCCGGCCCGGCACCGGACGGTTCACGGCACGAGGGCTATGCCGAGTGTCTTGATTTCTGGTCCGGCATCGCCGCCAACAAGGGCATCGAGTTCGAGCCCGAGGAGGTGTGGGTGGCAGGCGAGCGGGCCGTGTGCCGCTGGACCATGCGCTGGGGCTCGGGCCCGCGGGACTTCGTGCGGGGGGTCAACGTGACCCGCCTGCAGGGCGGTCTGATCGTGGAGAGCTTCGGCTACGTCAAGGGCTGA
- a CDS encoding iron-containing redox enzyme family protein, which translates to MPSNNTALYASRPSGHAEIVDEISSWLTVSAEEIDVRHQRDRGRVVAAVTDLNEAAAAGDAGAHYHQQLLLSRIYQTVMRIPERPTAEGSVVLHEVTRLLESATTAAEDLRIEPGTLEEAPGDPRQFMSWLKGLVRTHRAYKHPYYTEFINREAEREDLRTYVIQESLVDGRFDDFLAMMQVGTAGASKMEIANNYWDEMGNGDPDEVHTHLFNKIYEVFDVREEDLEGAMTATDLLSGNLAVLLCRYRHLYPEAVGFLGMTEWLAPDRFRNVVRAWERLGLPEVGITYHKLHITIDSQHAAGWFHNVVIPTADSPYMRRGIARGALWRVNSSARHLDERLSRARSSAERTPVGAG; encoded by the coding sequence GTGCCCAGCAACAACACCGCCCTGTACGCGAGCCGCCCGTCCGGACACGCGGAGATCGTGGACGAGATCTCTTCCTGGCTGACGGTCTCCGCGGAGGAGATCGACGTCAGGCACCAGCGCGACCGCGGGCGCGTGGTCGCGGCCGTGACGGATCTGAACGAGGCGGCGGCCGCCGGCGACGCCGGCGCCCATTACCACCAGCAGCTGCTGCTGTCGCGCATCTACCAGACCGTCATGCGGATCCCCGAACGGCCCACCGCCGAGGGCTCCGTGGTGCTGCACGAGGTCACCCGCCTGCTGGAGAGTGCCACCACGGCGGCCGAGGACCTCAGGATCGAACCGGGCACCCTGGAGGAAGCCCCGGGCGATCCCAGGCAGTTCATGTCCTGGCTGAAGGGACTGGTGCGCACCCACCGCGCGTACAAGCACCCGTACTACACCGAGTTCATCAATCGCGAGGCCGAGCGCGAGGACCTGCGCACCTACGTCATCCAGGAGTCCCTCGTCGACGGCCGCTTCGACGACTTCCTCGCGATGATGCAGGTGGGCACCGCCGGCGCGAGCAAGATGGAGATCGCCAACAACTACTGGGACGAGATGGGCAACGGCGATCCCGACGAGGTCCACACCCATCTCTTCAACAAGATCTACGAGGTGTTCGACGTCCGCGAGGAGGACCTGGAAGGGGCGATGACCGCGACCGACCTGCTGTCCGGCAACCTGGCGGTCCTGCTGTGCCGTTACCGCCACCTCTACCCGGAGGCGGTCGGCTTCCTCGGCATGACCGAATGGCTGGCCCCCGACCGGTTCCGCAACGTGGTGCGGGCCTGGGAGCGGCTGGGGCTGCCCGAGGTCGGCATCACCTACCACAAGCTGCACATCACCATCGACTCGCAGCACGCCGCGGGCTGGTTCCACAACGTGGTGATACCGACCGCGGACTCGCCCTACATGCGGCGCGGCATCGCCCGCGGCGCCCTGTGGCGGGTCAACTCCTCGGCGCGGCACCTCGACGAGCGGCTCTCCCGGGCCCGGTCGTCCGCCGAGCGCACCCCCGTCGGCGCGGGCTGA
- a CDS encoding 2OG-Fe dioxygenase family protein, translated as MPLPEPGFVLVDLPPVPPALADSYAALPQAGGACRHGQVLVSMSWTADDDWFFEVDTARAAAGRRALAGRPFTSALATLLRRLLRGPWLHTGTDWRVETHQLRTLVAPGAPIRAALPRLDAGELVLFAVVRQEGATGGGPRLVRADGAGPDREAALPPGRALLADRRAVAPEVRELRATGPQPGVQDLLVCLVSRQRAGTASAA; from the coding sequence GTGCCCCTGCCCGAGCCGGGATTCGTACTCGTCGATCTGCCACCGGTGCCCCCGGCACTGGCGGACAGTTACGCGGCACTGCCGCAGGCCGGCGGCGCGTGCCGCCACGGACAGGTCCTGGTGAGCATGTCGTGGACGGCCGACGACGACTGGTTCTTCGAGGTGGACACGGCCCGGGCAGCGGCCGGCCGGCGGGCTCTCGCCGGCCGGCCGTTCACCTCCGCCCTGGCCACGCTGCTGCGGCGCCTGCTGCGTGGACCGTGGCTGCACACCGGCACGGACTGGCGGGTCGAGACCCACCAGTTGCGTACGCTCGTGGCGCCCGGCGCGCCGATCCGTGCCGCCCTGCCGCGGCTGGACGCCGGTGAGCTCGTCCTGTTCGCCGTGGTGCGTCAGGAGGGCGCCACGGGCGGCGGGCCGCGGCTGGTCCGCGCCGACGGTGCCGGGCCGGACCGGGAGGCCGCGCTCCCGCCGGGGCGGGCGCTGCTGGCCGACCGCAGGGCCGTCGCCCCCGAGGTACGGGAGCTGCGGGCGACCGGCCCGCAGCCGGGCGTGCAGGATCTCCTGGTCTGCCTGGTGTCCCGGCAGCGGGCGGGAACGGCCTCCGCGGCCTGA
- a CDS encoding bifunctional lysylphosphatidylglycerol flippase/synthetase MprF: protein MTGTIPETDIALDAIQRYPDSDNPSAYFAFNEGNSYFRLPDTPGVIVYRPVGRYLVQFGGPFAPAESRSRLLAAFVGLAAEQGREIVSVQLQAKDGDIYVAQGFTVNQMGASYVVDLESFTLAGTRFMQLRNKISRALRSGLKIYEAPFGEWEQAVRALDRAWLGTKGEGVKPLEFLVGQTGGRYQELRRLFVAEREGELIGYVSYAPVYGSRAGWMHDLSRRLPDAPPGVMEAVNKTAIDVFRAEGANWLHFGFTPFTSLTAPQFPGYSRAFHWFMNHLWEHGAHIYPARTQLDYKEKWAPSVVLPEYIAFQHRASLPALVHVFRACNAV, encoded by the coding sequence ATGACCGGGACAATTCCGGAGACGGACATCGCGCTCGACGCGATCCAGCGCTATCCGGACTCGGACAATCCGAGTGCGTATTTCGCGTTCAACGAGGGAAACAGCTATTTCCGGCTCCCCGACACGCCCGGCGTGATCGTCTATCGGCCGGTGGGCCGTTACCTCGTGCAGTTCGGGGGGCCGTTCGCGCCGGCCGAGAGCCGGTCGCGGCTGCTCGCCGCCTTCGTCGGACTCGCCGCCGAGCAGGGCCGCGAGATCGTCTCCGTCCAACTGCAGGCGAAGGACGGCGACATCTACGTCGCCCAGGGTTTCACCGTCAACCAGATGGGCGCCTCCTACGTCGTGGACCTGGAGTCGTTCACCTTGGCCGGCACCCGGTTCATGCAGCTGCGCAACAAGATCTCACGGGCGCTGCGCTCCGGCCTGAAGATCTACGAGGCGCCGTTCGGCGAGTGGGAGCAGGCCGTACGGGCGCTGGACCGGGCCTGGCTGGGCACGAAGGGCGAGGGCGTGAAACCCCTGGAGTTCCTGGTGGGCCAGACCGGCGGCCGCTACCAGGAGCTGCGGCGGCTGTTCGTCGCGGAGCGCGAGGGCGAGCTCATCGGCTACGTGTCGTACGCGCCGGTGTACGGCTCGCGGGCGGGGTGGATGCACGACCTCAGCAGGCGGCTGCCGGACGCCCCGCCCGGGGTGATGGAGGCGGTGAACAAGACCGCCATCGACGTCTTCCGGGCCGAGGGCGCGAACTGGCTGCACTTCGGGTTCACGCCGTTCACTTCGCTGACGGCACCTCAGTTTCCCGGGTACAGCAGGGCTTTCCACTGGTTCATGAACCACCTGTGGGAGCACGGCGCGCACATCTATCCGGCCCGCACCCAGCTCGACTACAAGGAGAAGTGGGCGCCGAGCGTCGTGCTGCCCGAGTACATCGCCTTCCAGCACCGGGCGAGTCTGCCCGCCCTGGTGCACGTCTTCCGCGCCTGCAACGCCGTCTGA
- a CDS encoding acyl-CoA dehydrogenase family protein — MRSLTAATEVCERFHPGLLAALEELPLMAREAPDSPVVEAYRRHGGPGLLVPAEYGGGAAGPLDAVRVQRAIASASPSLGVATVMHHFTVAMLFRLAATAERLTPAQLKVLTAVAGDGLLLASGWAEGRTDQNILAPAVVALRTATGYRVNGAKKPCSLSRSMDVLTASVMVTDDDGRAALALMLIPASSPGIETVPFWATPVLAAAQSDEVRLTDVYVPEDLVIHSTPEDHDRLDDLQTAGFTWFELLATSSYTGAASALVAQVLAGDRGSAQDRAALAVRLEAAVGLVEGTARALADGLDGDEAVAAVLTARYATQDLLAATVDQAVEMLGGMAFIRSPEVAHLAATVRALAFHPPSRSSVATELAEYFAGGPLRLS; from the coding sequence ATGCGTTCCCTGACGGCAGCGACAGAGGTTTGCGAACGATTCCATCCAGGGCTGCTCGCAGCCCTGGAAGAGCTTCCGCTCATGGCGCGGGAGGCCCCGGACAGCCCGGTCGTCGAGGCGTACCGCCGACACGGTGGGCCCGGCCTGCTGGTCCCCGCCGAGTACGGGGGCGGTGCCGCGGGTCCGCTGGACGCCGTTCGGGTGCAGCGGGCCATCGCCTCGGCCTCGCCGTCCCTCGGCGTCGCCACCGTGATGCACCACTTCACCGTCGCCATGCTCTTCCGGCTGGCCGCGACCGCCGAGCGGCTCACACCCGCCCAGCTCAAGGTACTCACCGCGGTGGCCGGCGACGGACTGCTGCTCGCCTCCGGGTGGGCGGAGGGCCGTACCGACCAGAACATCCTCGCCCCGGCCGTGGTGGCACTGCGCACCGCGACCGGCTACCGGGTCAACGGTGCGAAGAAGCCGTGCAGCCTCTCCCGTTCCATGGACGTGCTGACCGCCAGCGTCATGGTCACGGACGACGACGGCCGGGCCGCTCTCGCCCTGATGCTCATACCCGCATCCTCACCGGGCATCGAGACCGTGCCGTTCTGGGCGACCCCCGTGCTCGCGGCCGCGCAGAGCGACGAGGTCCGGCTGACCGACGTCTACGTCCCCGAGGACCTGGTCATCCACAGCACCCCCGAGGACCACGACCGGCTCGACGACCTGCAGACGGCCGGCTTCACCTGGTTCGAACTGCTCGCCACGTCCTCCTACACGGGGGCCGCCTCCGCCCTGGTGGCGCAGGTGCTCGCCGGGGACCGGGGCAGCGCCCAGGACCGCGCCGCCCTGGCGGTCCGGCTCGAGGCGGCGGTCGGCCTGGTGGAGGGCACCGCCCGCGCCCTGGCGGACGGGCTGGACGGCGACGAGGCGGTGGCCGCCGTGCTCACCGCCCGCTACGCGACGCAGGACCTGCTCGCCGCCACGGTCGACCAGGCCGTGGAGATGCTCGGCGGAATGGCGTTCATCCGCTCGCCCGAGGTGGCCCACCTGGCCGCGACGGTCCGGGCGCTCGCCTTCCACCCGCCCTCGCGCTCGAGCGTGGCGACGGAACTGGCCGAGTACTTCGCCGGCGGCCCCCTGCGCCTGTCCTGA
- a CDS encoding flavin reductase family protein, with amino-acid sequence MSRPPARFADRTADVGDAAQVARMALRHVASGVTVLTVNRDGVPHGTTASAVVAVSRDPLILGVCLHPSSSFGSMVRRTGKFSVNVLSSGQTAVARHFADPGRPSGHAQFDRLEWSTDTMSGAPLLTGSLAHLSCRTVARHRVGDHDLLIAEVTGGTHHTGSPMLSFAGRLHEADITPSPLPLSPTATRSEVS; translated from the coding sequence TTGAGCCGGCCCCCGGCCCGCTTCGCCGACCGGACCGCGGACGTGGGGGACGCCGCGCAGGTCGCCCGCATGGCGCTGCGCCACGTGGCCTCCGGGGTGACCGTCCTGACGGTGAACCGGGACGGCGTCCCGCACGGCACCACGGCGAGCGCGGTGGTCGCGGTCTCCCGCGATCCGCTGATCCTCGGCGTGTGCCTGCACCCGTCGTCCTCGTTCGGATCGATGGTCCGCCGCACGGGGAAGTTCTCCGTCAACGTCCTCAGCTCCGGCCAGACCGCCGTCGCCCGCCACTTCGCCGACCCCGGACGCCCCTCGGGACACGCCCAGTTCGACCGGCTGGAGTGGTCCACCGACACGATGAGCGGCGCCCCCCTGCTGACCGGCAGCCTCGCCCACCTGTCCTGCCGGACGGTGGCCCGGCACCGTGTCGGCGACCACGACCTGCTGATCGCCGAGGTCACCGGCGGCACCCACCACACCGGGTCGCCGATGCTCAGCTTCGCCGGCCGGCTGCACGAGGCGGACATCACGCCGTCGCCCCTTCCCCTCTCTCCCACCGCTACCCGCAGCGAGGTGTCATGA
- a CDS encoding VlmB-like protein — MTVEIPVEADWDRAPNLLEGAQEMTLSAEECDLAYWLSAVAQGTLRGRAERGHAAGTPEHMRRPGPLRDALVLELGNRSLAESRAVQVLSNYVIGAPGVVEQEFFVTQVVDEARHAMIFRKHLTDLGVPEDGLLAYIAEQGADYTERVLNPIAEFATTVVRDEGDFIGAVAVFTIVIEGVLAPAAELSERKWTLLDPAAAEIARGASIDEIRHLTVGSSIVREHLARDPGYRPRLIELIRRGRALWDELPSEEFVLEREELFQEGMGAHADLLRDYEVFPGCKLLETTPKQRYDLAERWTDDMAEVRLPYMGIPEAVELIRTSR; from the coding sequence ATGACTGTCGAGATACCGGTCGAAGCCGACTGGGACCGCGCCCCGAACCTGCTCGAAGGCGCCCAGGAGATGACCCTGTCCGCCGAGGAGTGCGACCTCGCCTACTGGCTGTCGGCCGTCGCCCAGGGCACCCTGCGCGGCCGTGCCGAACGCGGACACGCCGCCGGCACCCCGGAGCACATGCGCCGCCCCGGCCCGCTGCGCGACGCCCTCGTACTGGAACTGGGCAACCGGTCGCTGGCCGAGTCCCGGGCCGTGCAGGTCCTCTCCAACTACGTCATCGGGGCACCCGGCGTCGTCGAGCAGGAGTTCTTCGTCACCCAGGTGGTGGACGAGGCCCGGCACGCCATGATCTTCCGCAAGCACCTGACCGACCTGGGCGTGCCCGAGGACGGCCTGCTCGCCTACATCGCGGAACAGGGCGCCGACTACACCGAGCGGGTCCTCAACCCGATCGCCGAGTTCGCCACCACCGTGGTGCGCGACGAGGGCGACTTCATCGGAGCCGTCGCCGTGTTCACCATCGTCATCGAGGGAGTGCTGGCCCCGGCCGCGGAACTCAGCGAGCGCAAGTGGACCCTGCTCGACCCGGCCGCCGCCGAGATCGCCCGCGGCGCGTCCATCGACGAGATCCGCCATCTCACGGTCGGCAGCTCCATCGTCCGCGAGCACCTGGCGCGCGACCCCGGCTACCGGCCGCGCCTGATCGAGCTCATCCGCCGCGGCCGCGCCCTGTGGGACGAACTCCCCTCCGAGGAGTTCGTCCTGGAGCGTGAGGAGCTCTTCCAGGAGGGCATGGGCGCCCATGCCGACCTGCTGCGCGACTACGAGGTCTTCCCGGGCTGCAAGCTGCTGGAGACCACTCCGAAGCAGCGCTACGACCTGGCGGAGCGGTGGACGGACGACATGGCGGAGGTGCGCCTGCCCTACATGGGCATACCGGAGGCCGTCGAGCTGATCCGCACCTCCCGATGA